Proteins found in one Oryza glaberrima chromosome 4, OglaRS2, whole genome shotgun sequence genomic segment:
- the LOC127771576 gene encoding uncharacterized membrane protein At1g16860-like — protein sequence MGSRFPSHQLSNGLYVSGRPEQPKEKAPTICSTAMPYTGGDIKKSGELGKMFELHAVKSRKSGPLSNAPSRNASFGGAASNSGPVPNAGDRSNYSGSLSSSVPGASGSARAKSSSGPLNKHGEPVKRSSGPQSGGVTPMARQNSGPLPPMLPTTGLITSGPITSGPLNSSGAQRKVSGPLDSAASKKTRATSFSHNQAVTKITTEDSYSITGSLSKLILGAVGVLFVLGLIAGILILSAVHNAILLIVVLVLFGFVAALFIWNACWARRGVIGFVDRYSDADLRTAKDGQYIKVTGVVTCGNFPLESSYQRVPRCVYTSTTLHEYRGWDSKAANTQHHRFTWGLRSMEQHAVDFYISDFQSGLRALVKAGYGARVTPFVDESVVIDIDPDNKDMSPEFRRWLRERNLSSDDRIMRLKEGYIKEGSTVSVMGVVQKNDNVLMIVPPPEPISTGCQWAKCVLPRDLYGLVLRCEDTSNIDVIAV from the exons ATGGGTTCGAGGTTTCCATCGCATCAGCTTAGCAATGGCCTGTATGTGTCTGGCCGACCTGAGCAACCGAAGGAGAAGGCCCCAACCATTTGTTCCACTGCCATGCCATACACTGGTGGTGATATAAAAAAATCTGGAGAGCTTGGGAAGATGTTTGAGCTCCACGCTGTCAAGTCAAGAAAATCTGGTCCACTGAGCAATGCACCTTCTAGGAATGCGTCATTTGGAGGTGCTGCATCAAACTCTGGACCTGTCCCTAATGCCGGGGATCGGTCCAACTACTCTGGTTCTCTATCATCTTCAGTTCCTGGTGCTAGTGGATCAGCAAGAGCAAAATCTAGCTCCGGACCTCTCAATAAGCATGGAGAACCAGTAAAGAGATCATCAGGTCCTCAGTCTGGAGGAGTGACCCCAATGGCGCGGCAGAATTCTGGCCCTCTCCCTCCTATGCTTCCCACAACTGGACTTATCACATCTGGGCCTATCACATCGGGGCCACTGAATTCGTCTGGTGCTCAAAGGAAAGTATCTGGACCTCTTGATTCTGCTGCATCCAAGAAGACGCGGGCCACATCCTTTTCTCATAACCAGGCTGTTACTAAAATCACCACAGAAGACAGTTACTCAATCACAGGAAGCCTTTCGAAGCTAATACTCGGGGCAGTGGGTGTGCTCTTTGTGTTGGGGCTCATAGCAGGCATCTTGATTCTTAGTGCTGTTCACAATGCAATTCTTCTGATAGTTGTTCTGGTGCTGTTTGGTTTTGTTGCTGCACTTTTCATTTGGAATGCTTGCTGGGCAAGGAGAGGTGTGATTGGGTTTGTGGATCGCTATTCTGATGCTGATCTAAGAACTGCTAAAGATGGACAGTATATCAAGGTTACAGGG GTTGTTACTTGTGGAAATTTCCCTCTCGAGTCCTCGTATCAAAGGGTTCCAAGATGTGTGTACACTTCAACTACCTTACATGAATATAGGGGTTGGGACTCAAAAGCTGCCAACACCCAGCATCACCGGTTTACCTGGGGATTACGGTCAATGGAG CAACACGCAGTGGATTTCTACATCTCAGATTTTCAATCTGGGCTCCGGGCATTGGTGAAAGCAGGATATGGTGCTCGAGTGACCCCATTCGTGGATGAATCTGTCGTTATTGACATTGATCCTGATAACAAAGACATGTCCCCTGAATTTCGAAGATGGCTGCGGGAAAGGAATCTCTCAAGTGATGATCGGATAATGCGCCTAAAAGAAGG ATACATTAAGGAAGGCAGCACCGTGAGTGTGATGGGGGTTGTTCAAAAGAATGACAACGTGTTGATGATTGTTCCTCCACCAGAGCCCATCTCTACTGGTTGCCAGTGGGCCAAGTGTGTCCTCCCAAGGGACCTTTATGGATTAGTCCTGAGATGTGAAGATACCTCAAATATCGATGTCATAGCGGTTTAG